In Rhinoraja longicauda isolate Sanriku21f chromosome 12, sRhiLon1.1, whole genome shotgun sequence, the DNA window ttgatgatcagctccttggtcttggtggtatttagggacaggttgttatccgagcaccagtccgccaggttctgcacctccgctctatagtttgtttcatccccgttggtgataatcAGGTTACATTTAAGAGAGAGATGAAGGAATAGGGAAATATGGGTCTGTTAACGACATCAGTaacagagaaaatgctggaactatAAGGAACATGGATACAGATCCTTCAGGTTATATGTTGAGACTGAGTCAATGTGTCATtttgaatggaaaatgaaattAAGAATAAGCGGATTATTTTCATGCTCTAATCAATAGAGTGTGACAAATATCTCTTTTATGATGACATAGAATGAGGCCCATTAGTCTGAGCCCCCTTCCTTCCTGAACCACAACTTATTATCTTACATGTTCATCAAGTCCACTTTGATCCTTTATCACCTCATCGgtgaaacacgatggtggggTTGTtaaggcctgggcatgtatggctgctgaatgcactggctcatttatcttcattgatgatacaactgctgatggtagtagcataatgaattctgaataaGTTTAAGTAAGTAagtttaagtttattggccaagtatctgcatatacaaggaatgtgccttggtgctccgctcacaaataacaacacaaacatacagttaacaattaagaataaagcataaacacatcaaaacaataaggatacaacattacggtctaaatatgtgggtgaaaataaaccagagcaaaaaagagactacagactttggttagtaGAACTactttgagtagaactactactcgtggaaaaaagttgtttttatgtctggctatggctgctttgacagtctggagttacctttcagagggaagtgcttcaaagattttttagtgtataggcacatcctatctgctcaagtgcaATCaagtgcctcaaaactcattggccggcggttaattctacagcaagacaatgatcccaaacatactgctaaagcaacaaaggagtttttcaaagctaaaaaatggtcaattcttgagtggccaagtcattcacccgatctgaacccaattgagcatgcctttttatatgctgaagagaaaactgaaggggactagcccccaaaacaagcataagctaaagatggctgcaatacaggcctggcagagcatcaccagagaagacacccagcaactggtgatgtccatgaatcgcagacttcaagcagtcattgcatgcaaaggatatgcaacaaaatactaaacatgactactttcatttacttgacattgctgtgtcccaaacattatggtgccctgaaatgagggggactgtgtataaacactgctgtaatttctacatggtgaaaccaaaatgtataaaaatggcctttattaaaatctgacaatgcgcacttgaaaccacatgtgattttttttctattacaaatctcaaattgtggaggacagaggcaaataaataaatgatgggtctttgtcccaaacattatggagggcactgtaaatcagTGATTTGTGGTAAAACAGACAAAAGAGTATTGTATATTAAAACACTGATAAACTTATCCAACCATAGAAATCCCAATGGTTTAGCATCTGATTCaccggatgttgtttcctgtgcTCTTTTAAAACTCACTGGGGCCTGTGTTGTTACATTCCACTGAAACTCACCGGTGCACTGATTCCCACGCTGTAccgcaatgaaactcaccagtgcCCTGGTTCCCACACTGTGTTCCCTTGAAACTCACTAGCACCCTGGTTCCCACACTGTATTCCCTTGAAACTCACTAGTGCCCTGGTTCCCACATTATTCCCTTGAAACTCACCCGAGCCCCAGTTCCTTCAAACTCACCAGGCTCCTGTACCTGTGCACTTTATGCTGACAAGGTTCACATGAAAGTTCTATAAAACATTCTGTAACATTTCCCAAAGATGAATAAATAGGAATGATACGCAGTACTTCTGGCACTGGCAAAATACCTCACATGCCACATTATAAGattgagtaataataataatatataatatattcctttatttgtcgcacaccggggaaatttgcagtgttacagcagcaaagtggatagcaagagacattcattataaataaaaataaagataagggtatgtaggttaattggctgggtagatgtaaaaaattgtccctagtgggtgtaggatagtgttaatgtacggggatcactgggcggcacggacttggagggccgaaaaggcctgtttccggctgtatatatatgatatgatgatataataGTATAGGTCACTCTCTTGTACCTACTGCTTTAAACCTCTTCTTGGATGAATTTAACAAGTTTTCGCCCACCTACACCTTTTACACTCGGCATTCCAGTCAAtaatgggaaagttaaaatcacaCACTACTTCAACTCTATTACATCCCTCTGCTATGTATCTCCAAACTTGTTCTTTCAAATCATTACATTTTTTAATGCTTTTTGGGTTTTCCTGTATTTCCATTCATTTCAAAACAACAATGTGAGAAATATTTCTGTCAGACAAACAGATTTTTTCCAATTTACTTTAATTTAATTATTTATGGATGACTTTCCAATTTGATAAGCTATATTAATTTACTGGCAATTGTTTTATAAATTCTCTTCACAATTCTTTGGATTTGTAATATGTATAATTATTTTTATCTATTTGTGCCACAAACCAATGCTACTTAAAATTCCATGTTTTCAAAATCCAAAAGTGAAAATCTTGGGGTATTTACAAACAAAtggattaaaatatttaaattttttcatacctcatcattattattattattatcacatgttcaTATTTCTAATGCTGGTGTGACTGTGAACTGGATATATATATAGAAAACCGATCTGTAGGCTTTAATTTCTGATAAAATTACTGGTTAAAAGAGTTGAGAGAGTCATGAATGTTATAATATATaccaggacaatgaaattctttcttgctgtaGTTTTACAACCACATTAACCACATAAAAATACAATCAATTACTAagtaaaccagaccataatagtgcaagccaaaggATGTAGTGGGTACAAATGAAATTCACATTACAGCAAGTTTATTATACTGATTTTTTGGGAGGCATATTTCATTTGGTTTGTTGAGCATGCTCTCCGTTAGTGTTGTAAAAATCTGGCTGGTAGAATCCTTACCGTTGCTGTATTGTAAGTTTCAGGCAACTATTCCTGGCTCTGCTGGCTGCCTGGTTGGGGAATTGAAGCAAATTCTTTTTTGCCAGCAAAAGTATGTTGTATAAAGTTCGAGAGCAATGAGTTTTGCTGTCATCATCAgagaacttgatttttttttcagtggTCATTTTTATACTTTCTCCTGAAATCATTGTGTAATGTGTTACCAATTGCCCCAGTGAAGATTTGgccacagtagacaataggtgcaggaataggccattcggcccttcgagccagcaccaccattcaatgtaatcatggctgatcattctcaatcattaccccgttcctgccttctccccataccccctgactccgctatccttaacagctctatctagctttctcttgaatgcattcagagaattggcctccactgccttctgaggcagagaattccacagatttacaactctctgactgaaaaagtttttcctcatctccgttctaaatggcctaccccttattctcaaactgtggcccctggttctggactcccccaacattaggaacatgtttcctgcctctaacgtgtccaaccccttaataatcttatatgtttcaataagattccctctcatccttctacattccagtgtatacaagcctagtcgctccagtctttcaacatatgacagtcccgccattccgggaattaacctagtaaacctacgctgcacgccctcaagagcaagaatatcattcctcaaatttggagaccaaaattgcacacagtactccaggtgcggtatcactagagccctgtacaactgcagaaggacctctttgctcctatactcaactcgtcttgttatgaaggccaacattccattggctttcttcactgcctgctgtacctgcatgcttcctttcagtgactgatgtactaggacacccagatctcgttgtacgtccccttttcctaatttgacaccattcagataataatctgccttcctattcttaccaccaaagtggataacctcacacttatccacattaaactgcatctgccatgcaaccgcccactcacacaacctgtccaagtcaccctgcaacctcatagcatcttcctcacagttcacactaccacccagctttgtatcatctgcaaatttgctaatggtacttttaatccatgCAAGGGTAAAACCTACTGGAATAAATGACAGTCTGGAAATGGTGAGGGTTGTGCGGGTTCCCGCCAACGTCCTGAGGAATATTCAGAAACCTGCCTTCTTTTGACCCTTCGCAGACCCTCTTGCAGTTTGCGATGTTCCACACTGTTACCGTGCACAATTGCCTTTCCGAAATAAACACTTGGATTAAATTTCATCCTGGAAATATAAACCATTACTACTTAATTTTGTTGATCTTTTGTTTCTAGGTCCTCGTACTGTTTTTTTCTGGTCGCCAATCATGAAATGGGTGAGTATCAATTTACAACCAGTTTAGAGATTTGGCACAAGTGTAATTCCCATATAGACTGACCGATTCTGAACAACAAACCTTTTACATGGTTGTTATGACACATTGATTCAGAACATCCTGATGTGATAAAAATAAATGCCATGCGCCGAACTGCCGTGAGgcaaggggaagaacaatggggagggagggggttgaggggggagaacaaaggaggagctgccgtactttgtaactttgtcaccaCCGTAGGTAGCCGCTATTTGAACACCTTGTGTctgcaagcaaagaatgtcactgtgccttgtcacatgtgacaagaaagtattccattccattccaaatgtGTACTCcaaatggagtcatacagcacagaaacaggctcttcgacccaatttgcccctgccaaccaagatgcctcatctacacaagTCTCagctgtctgcgtttggtctacacgatgcccacgtttggcccaaatccctcatacccacccaaatgtcttttaaatgttgttattgtagtcGTAGTAGTGTTTTGCTAAAGGACCATGTTTTTATTAATATACTATAAAATGTTATGTTGTTGCAATGTCAAACTGACCCATATGACAGATTTCCATTATATTCAGCCAATAGGCTATGATGGTGTTTCAACAGTCATGGCAAAGCTTAATTATAATTTAGTGACCACATTACTACAGAATTTAAACAATGATTTGGATTCTTTAATCTGTTCTAATTAAATTGATGTCCTGGTTCCGTCCTATTACAGAAACTAGGATGCTGTAATTAATAGTAACATTAAGATATTATAAGGTAGAAATTCAGTCATCTTAAATCCTTATAATAAAAATGATAGTGCCCATGCATTGTCATGCAGTTTATATTGTATAATGATGTTTAGTTGGCCCAGATTAGTTACAATTTTTAGATGTTATTGAAATTATTTTGAAAGTAGAAATTTCAATGGAAGAGTCCCCAAAGAAAGATAAGCCAATCAGTTAAGAGTACTAACAGTGGATTTATTGGTCAAATATAGAGAAGTGGTTAAATTTGAGGCTCGGTGAAATACACATCTTACCAGATCAACCCATGTAGTTTTTCTTCTTCCCTGCTAAGGTATAGTCTAAAACAAAAATTgacttatttttaaataaattaataagcagaataatagattaaaaaaaatactgggctggaacttgctgccagctGTAAGTGCCCAATTTGCCACTGGCTGAGACACCAACTAAAGACCTGATTTCTGTTGCTCCTCCATTTTGATATCTTGGTCCCCATCAGCAAGGCCCATGCAGCAGCAGATGCTTGCATGGTGTAATGTTATCATGTGGATGGCCCAGAATATGagatgactgaaaaagcttttgatggTGGCAAAAATCATTTTCCTAACACTTGGAAAGATTACaatttaaacaattaaaaattatTCATTAATTTTCAAAAATTGTTAAGGGTGTGTGATTTttttcccttctctcctctccataCAGAGTTTAGTCATGGCAGGATTAGCTGATATGGCTCGACCACCGGACAAACTTAGTCCAGCTCAATCAGGAGTGCTCTGTGCTACAGGTATTGTAAGGTCTTTTTTAATGTCATAGGGTCATActacgcagaaacaggccgttagcCCAACTTTTCCATGCTATCTAAGATGCACGATCAatgcaagtcccacctgcctacacttggcccatatccctctaaacttttcctttccatgtacctgtccaagtgccttttaagttATGATACCTTCCGCAACTAtgggacacaaaagtgctggcgttactcagcaagttaggcggcatctctggagaacatggataggtgacctttcaggacccttcttcagatttcctcactacctcctctggcagctcgttccatatgcctccTGCCCACTCtgaataaattacccctcagattccagttaaatctttcccttctcaaccTGAACATATGTATTTAGTTTAAAATTTATTCCATCTATGATTTCATTCTTTTGATGATATTTTGATTTGCTTTCAAAGCCACATAATGACCCAGATTTAATTAGACCAACTTAGGACTTTTATTCttcacttccccccccccacccccacccacacacacattcttTGCATTAGAAGTAGTTTCTTAGTAATGCAACGGAATGAAATAAATCTGAAGCGGGTGATCCCCAGGCATTGATCAACATGAAGGTACTTCAAAACGCACTGTTCTGCTGGTCAGTATAAATACATTATTTTGTTGTTGGTAGTAAGTTTGCCATCAATCTTTGGATTGATTTTGCAATTGGCCTATTCACATTCCATTTGTGAGAACTGTAGACTTTCTTACATTCAGAAACCTGTTAAAACATTCCAAAATTATTTGTAAAAATTGATAGTCTTTTCTCAGGACAAATTACACCTCTGCAGCTGCCCTTTCGAGCTCTCTCTGAAGCTCCAATTAAATCACCTATCATTTTCCCTTCATTTCAAGAAACATGTTCGAATGCTGTATTACAAGAATAATCACATTGAACTTTAGGACCATAAAGGTCCAGGGAGACTGCAGAGTATTGCAATGGAAATTGTATCTGCAAACCACAAGTTATGGATAGAGATGACTTATTattgttagacaataggtgcaggaggaggccattcggcccttcgagccagcaccgccattcaatgtgatcatggctgatcattctcaatcagtaccccgttcctgccttctccccataccccctgttatCAGTAATAATTtcatcagcccccccccccccccccccccccatatgcaGTTTCTCTACTAGTGTCTTAATATATTGTCGATCCACTCATAATTTTCTCTAGCAGACTTTAACTTGCAAGCTGTTTAAGTGCAAGGATTTGGGCttgaaggatgagggagggactCTTGGATTTAGTGGCTTTGGAGAGCAGGTAATCCAAGAATATTTAAGATGTAGGGATATAGAGAAAGGATGAGAGTCTGGGTTCTTGCCTTTtggagataggaaaggtttgcaaTACATGTTTAGAGGATTAAACAGATGTCATATCAGTAATTCCAATGAatttaaaaacataaaatacGGTAAATGTTCTGCAGTTTCGACAGAAAAATGACCTTTCATTAGAAGAAGCCCTAATTGTGCTTTGAGATTCTATACTTTGCGGTTGATTTTGATGCAAACTAAATGAAAACTACATCTATATTTTCAACAGGCTTGATTTGGTCCAGATACTCTCTGGTGATTATTCCTAAGAACTGGAGTTTGTTTGCTGTAAACTTCTTTTTGGGCTGTGCAGGTAGTGTACAGCTGATCCGTATTTCAAAGTAAGTATTTGCCATAGTAACATTTGTACACTAACTATGTGTTTGGCATTATAAATGCCAGGCTCTAAACCTAAGATAATTTCCACATAAAAGTAATTAACTGAAACTTACAAGTACCTTACCTGTGGTAAAATTAGAATAGCGATTTTCAAAATTATATATCTTCAAATGTAATAAATCTATTTTCCTTAttaatttggagacacaagagactgcagatgctggaaggcaATGgcaaaagtacaaagtgctggaggatctcagcaggtcatgcagcatctgtggaggaaatggacagaggcTGTATTGGGTTGGGAAACATCTTCAGTCCAAAacgtcagacctgaaacgtcacctgtccattccctccacagatgttgcctggcccgctgaggttttccagcactttgtttgttccttaataatctttttaTTTTCGTGTCCAGTGTTGTCTGTTTCTGCTCTTTCCTTAAGCTCTCAGCACTATTGTCCATTTACTCTCAACTTCCCTGATTTAGCCGACTTCCTGTTCCATCTTCTCTAAAACCGCTTAATCTATTCTGCCCTCTGCTAAACCGTATCTAGCATTACATTGACTGTTAATCTGGTCATTCTGGAAACACATTTCTTGTGCTTATGTATTGGACCCTCCCCTCCACTGCACTGCTTCACCTGACTACATTCTCTTTCAACTCTTTATCCCTTCTGAAATGTTCCAATCCTTTGACTTGCCTCATTGATGAAATGCTCTCCTTCAATGGCACCGGAGTCTTCAGCTGTGTGGAATCTCCTCCCGAGGTTTCCCCATTTCTATCAAACCAAAATATTGCAAATATTGGAAAGCTGAAATAAAGACTGAAAATGGTGATGACCTTCAGATGCTGTCAACCTCTAAAGCGGTGTGGACTCCTCTGCCAGTGAATGTTTCACGTTAGCTTTCCGTTCATCATTCCTTGCCGATACGATAGTGTCGTTTCagaagcttttagacaggcacgtggatatgcagggaatggagggttgtggatcatgtccaggcagatgagaagaagggtcctgactcaaaatgtctcctatccatgttctccagagaagtacTCTCCACCCAATATTATGTCACACTATTATGATTTAAGCTCCTCATTCTCAGTAGAACCTTGTTTCTCAGTGGCCAATGTTTTTTTATGTCTGTTCTCTTGGACAAAGTATTTATTAAAATTAGTTAGAGTTGCTTGCTACTATTgttctcaatttaaaaaaaaaatagtcttAGAAATCAAGGCATTATGTAACTAAGTGGCATTGTGGTTAAATATAACGTGATGGGTGAAGGGACTCGGAAGTCAGGCAGAAGAGTTTAGCTTACCTCAACTTTGAAGAGAGTATActttggagaccctcagaatATCTTTAACTGGATTCTACtggtttatcttgcaccaaacattattccctttatcctgtatctgcacactctggatgactcgattgtaatcaagtatattCTTTCCGCTATctggatagcacaaaacaaaacgcttttcactgtacatcggtactcgtgacaataaactaacaaaactaaactaaaggagaacCAGCCAGGAATGTGTTAGAATAGCCAAGTGTAGATGGTAATACTTTTCAGCTACAGGGACAATACATTTCAGCTGCAGATGAGCTAAGGAAAAATGGAGTCCAAGTAGTGTCCCAGAGATGGAAATACTCTGAAGCTCATCTCTGGCTCCAGAGTGACTCCAAGATTGGGTGCCATCTGGTTCGGATTCATTCATTTGCCAGGGACTATTGTTGGTAACAAGTGACAGAGTTTGTCACTGACACGCAAGATTGTGGCTTCTTAaggaaaagggtcttgacccgaaacttcgtctgtccattttttctctccacagaattTCTCCAGCGGGTTTCTTTTGCTCAGAATTCCAGGCTCTTGTGTCTCCTGTAAACAAGGTTATCTGGAAATTAGTTTGCAACTTAATCCTCTCCACCACCCTTCTTGCACCTTAAACATATTTTTGGCTCCTTCCCATTTTTTCCAAAGGGTCtttaacctgaagatagacacggtgctggagtaactcagcaggtcaggcagctggagagcaaggatgggtgacttttcgggttgggacccttcttcagacttaacctGAAAACTTGTCTgtttcccttcccacagatgcagccagacctcctgagtatttccagcatttttagtttttatttaaGATATCCTTGTTGAAGCCTAGTTTCTATAACAACCACTGTAGTGTAATCCAATGTGGTAATTTGCACTTGTAAAGATACTGTTTGCAATGGTGCCTGCTTGACATAATTGTGGTCCCTCCTATTACTGTTCTCTTTTGTTTGCAATACTCTGAAACATTCAGTCATGTTCCCTTCCTGCATTTCCAGTTGCTTTTGTCTCTTTGTTGTCCAGACTCTTTCTCCGTCCCATGTTACCGGCTCCTATTTCCCCCTCTTCCTTCTGCCAAATTCATTTGATTTGGTTCCAGCTATGTTTATGTACAGCTTGAACAGATTCTCCCTCCCCAGAACTGTTGCTAATACTTTGAGAGTCTGAAGCTATCCTTCCTGTTTACAACTTCTCTACATCCCTGGCCTCACCAAGTTAATAGAATATagatcagtacagcacaagaacaggccctttgtcacacactgtgccaaacatgatgccaagaccaactcttatccgcCTGTACATAATTC includes these proteins:
- the mpc2b gene encoding mitochondrial pyruvate carrier 2b, with translation MAVSGLRASYHRVMDKIGLMLPPRMRPFYDHPAGPRTVFFWSPIMKWSLVMAGLADMARPPDKLSPAQSGVLCATGLIWSRYSLVIIPKNWSLFAVNFFLGCAGSVQLIRISKYNYDLKSKA